Proteins co-encoded in one Christiangramia fulva genomic window:
- a CDS encoding GNAT family N-acetyltransferase, with product MKIIIANKSHASYAEEICKNIEESAKVRGTGIARRTPEYIISKMEKGNAVIALDGEKFAGFCYIETWSHEKYVANSGLIVHPDYRKHGLAKDIKKVIFKHSREKYPHAKIFGITTGLAVMKINYELGYQPVTFSELTDDEAFWKGCQTCKNYDVLTRTEHKMCLCTGMLYDPAKKEPEKKKKESKFNDKAFQRLKHIKQTLFYKKEKVENE from the coding sequence ATGAAAATTATCATTGCTAATAAATCTCATGCTTCTTACGCAGAAGAGATCTGTAAAAATATTGAAGAATCGGCCAAAGTTCGTGGTACCGGTATAGCGCGTCGCACGCCTGAATATATCATCAGTAAGATGGAAAAAGGCAATGCGGTAATCGCTCTTGACGGAGAAAAATTCGCCGGTTTCTGCTATATCGAAACCTGGAGCCATGAGAAATATGTCGCAAATTCAGGACTTATCGTACATCCCGATTATCGTAAGCACGGTCTGGCAAAAGACATCAAGAAAGTTATTTTCAAGCATTCCAGGGAAAAATACCCACACGCGAAGATCTTTGGTATTACCACCGGTTTGGCTGTGATGAAGATCAATTACGAGCTGGGTTATCAGCCGGTGACATTTTCGGAGCTTACCGATGATGAGGCTTTCTGGAAAGGTTGTCAAACCTGCAAGAATTATGATGTTCTTACCAGGACAGAACATAAAATGTGCCTTTGTACGGGAATGCTTTACGATCCTGCCAAAAAGGAACCGGAAAAGAAAAAGAAAGAAAGTAAATTTAACGATAAAGCCTTTCAAAGGCTGAAACATATCAAGCAAACCCTTTTCTATAAAAAGGAAAAGGTCGAAAACGAATAA
- the ilvA gene encoding threonine ammonia-lyase IlvA: MKLLQKKDTYKPSLESVREAAERISKVVVKTPLAESFTYSMKFGANVFLKREDLQQVRSYKIRGAYNKISSLPVEQLKKGVICASAGNHAQGVAFACNKLKVKGVIYMPGTTPRQKVEQTNMFGGEWVEVVLKGDTFDDSYKNALKHGEKFGQVFIHPFDDEKVIEGQATIGLEILEQAQEPIDYLFAPLGGGGLLAGVSSVFKQLSPKTKIIGVEPEGAPSMSSSLKAGELVELSHIERFVDGAAVQKVGARNFAICRENLDDMITVPEGKICQTILDLYNKDAIVVEPAGAMAISALDYFGEEIKGKNVVCMVSGSNNDITRTAEIKERAMLYAGLKHYFIISFPQRAGALKEFVEKVLGPTDDITHFEYSKKHHRENGPAVVGIELNDPADFGPLVERMKKKNFFGEYLNDKPNLFQYLV, encoded by the coding sequence AAAACTCCTTTGGCAGAGTCGTTTACCTACAGCATGAAATTTGGCGCTAACGTTTTTTTAAAAAGGGAAGACTTGCAGCAGGTGCGTTCCTATAAAATTCGGGGTGCCTATAACAAAATTTCCAGCTTGCCGGTGGAACAATTAAAAAAGGGGGTGATTTGTGCCAGTGCGGGAAATCATGCGCAGGGTGTTGCTTTTGCCTGTAACAAACTCAAGGTTAAAGGGGTGATCTATATGCCAGGCACCACTCCGCGTCAAAAAGTTGAACAAACTAATATGTTTGGCGGTGAATGGGTTGAAGTGGTGCTGAAAGGCGATACTTTTGATGATTCCTATAAAAATGCGCTGAAGCACGGGGAGAAATTCGGACAGGTTTTCATTCATCCTTTTGACGATGAAAAAGTGATCGAAGGCCAGGCTACCATAGGTCTGGAAATCCTGGAACAGGCTCAGGAACCTATCGATTATTTGTTCGCCCCACTTGGAGGCGGAGGCTTGCTGGCAGGCGTTTCTTCGGTTTTTAAACAATTGAGCCCGAAGACAAAAATAATAGGTGTTGAACCAGAAGGAGCACCTTCAATGAGCTCATCGCTTAAAGCTGGTGAACTGGTAGAGCTTTCTCATATCGAGCGATTTGTTGACGGCGCGGCAGTTCAAAAAGTCGGTGCCCGTAATTTTGCGATTTGCAGGGAAAATCTTGATGATATGATCACGGTTCCCGAAGGGAAAATATGTCAGACGATCCTTGATCTTTATAACAAAGACGCGATCGTGGTGGAACCTGCCGGAGCCATGGCTATATCAGCACTTGATTATTTTGGGGAAGAGATCAAAGGTAAAAATGTGGTTTGCATGGTTAGCGGCAGTAATAACGATATTACCCGAACTGCCGAAATTAAGGAAAGAGCCATGCTTTATGCCGGTTTAAAGCATTATTTTATAATAAGTTTCCCCCAACGCGCAGGAGCTTTAAAGGAATTTGTAGAAAAAGTCCTCGGCCCAACAGACGATATTACGCATTTTGAATATTCCAAAAAACATCACCGGGAGAATGGCCCCGCAGTAGTGGGAATAGAGCTTAATGACCCTGCAGATTTTGGTCCGCTGGTGGAAAGGATGAAAAAAAAGAATTTTTTCGGGGAATATTTAAATGATAAACCTAACTTATTTCAATATTTGGTATAG